acaagagagagagagagagagagagagagattgcgCTTTTTGGGTGTATTGATTAATAATATGCAGGTGTCTCCAAATTAGAAGAATGATGATTGTGTGCATATAAGTAGAGTACTAGAAATCGGTGCCTTCCTGTCCTACATAGCAATTTTTTTGGTGCATACTAAAAAAAATAGAACATAAAACATCCAAACTAGTAGTTGCATTGCATATAGGCTAGAGAAACTTTTTTTTTCTTGATCACCGGCCGGGCTGGAATAATGCCTGGTCATCCAATCCAAAACGTTTTCCCTTGTTGCAGGAGTAtgagctactccatggagtttctgCAGTCTATATATATTATTATCGCCCAACGGAACAGGTGAATATACGCATGGGACAGCTCAGCTCAAAGAAATTTCAGCGTTTTAACGCGCGCGTTGGTTTTCTAACGCTAGACGAATCCATTTGCTTGAATGAGCAGCACCAATGAGCAGGAGGAGGATGAAGGAGACGCAATGAAGTCTCTCTTGTGCAAGGATTTGTTTTTCTTCAATGCAACTTCCTCCGTCTTATGCAAGCAGGAGAAGGGGCGCAAGCTTCTGCTGCTCCTTGCAATTCTTGTAGCCAGCCTAACCTACCAGGCAGGCTTCTGGGACAAGGAGGATAAGGCAGCAGCAGACAGCTTGTGGCAAGCGTATGAACATCCGTACATGTCTTCCCGGTTATCAGCGTCATCAGTACAGCACCGAGGTCGCCGCATGGATTTCCAGATCTACAACGGAACTGCATTTGGCTCATCTCTGCTGTTCATCATGGATTTCCAGTACTACAACGGAACTGCCTTGGGCTCATCTCTGGCGATCATTTTCTGGGAAAAGGAGGATAAGGCAGCAGCAGACAGCTTGCGGCAAGCGCATGAACATCCATACATGTCTTCCCAGTTATTTGCGCTTGAGGAATTCGCTGCCGTCGGCCCCTGGAACGTCTTCATCTTGCTCTTGGCAGCTCAAGTCTGCATGGCGCTCCAGGTTCCGGTCAGCGTCAGGGTCGGTTCAGTGTTTCTTGCCAAGACTTGTTTAACTGCACACAAATTAGGAGCGAGAAGCAAGCGTCTCCTCGTGATGATCTCGAGGACGATCCTGGACAGTCTTGGGAATGCTAGTACTACTGGAAGACGATGCAGGCAAGTGTGCACCAAATTCATAACCAGCATATTATACTACCGACTTGCAAACAGATGGATCAGACGCGGCAGTGGGCATGAGGCGACCTGGCGCCTCGCTAGCGGCGCCATGCATCATATGACGGGCAACCAGAGGCTGCTGCGCAGCGGGTCGGTGCGCACGGAGAGCATCGCCCTCGACGACGTGTGGTACGTCCCCGGGCTGGACTCCAACCTGGTGTCCACCGGCCAGCTCGCCAGGCAGGGCTGCGCCGTCACCCTCGGCCCCGGCGGCTGCCGCATCACCAGGGCAGGCGTCCTCGTCGGCTCCGCGCGTCTCACCGAGGCGTGCCACTTCCAGCTCGACTTCCTTAAGGTCGCCGACGATTCCTAGTGATGCGGTTCGACTTGATTAGCTACCTACTGCTACTGGGTTGTCCAGGGAGGGCAGCCGTGTGCTTGGTGTATTTTCAGACTCAGTTCCAGTAATGTTTGATGATGATGATGCAGCTTCGAACTATATATATTTGGATACAACATAATAAACGTGCTCAACTGCTCTATACGTGGGTGGGAGCTTGTTGTAATTTTGCTGTTTCAGCTGGTGTCAATCGACTTATGAGTCACTCCTCTAGTGCTAATGCTGATTGTCATAGCTAAGCTACCATCCATATGACTCTGCCTCCTATTTTGTCGCAACAAATCAAAATCGTAAAATAGACAAAATGACGGTACATTCTTCATGTGCATTTTCGCAATCACATAAAAATCCATGTGCTGTCATGTCATTCATCTCACAAAACAACACCCAAAAAAAAACTTCAGCGGCAGCCGGAAAGACACCTTCCATAATTCTTATGTTGGCACCGATCCAATTCATGGCCGGAAGAAAAAGCTGTACCACCATGCTGTCGACAACAAATCGGGATCAGGGCACGACTATCTTGCGGCAGACGGGAGATGGACAACAAATGCATGGGGATCGGAGGATGCGGTCGCGGTTGGTTCCACATATGAGAGCCAAGGATGCGACGAGCAATTGCTGCAAAAATTCGAGCGAGCGCACGCGGGGCGACACAGTCGGGGAAAAAATCGGACGAGGCAGAGACGCACGAGTAGCGTTGAGTATGATCCAATAAATAATGATTGTCAGATGTGTTTAAGTAAGAGAAAGTAGGCAAAAAAAATAAACGTTTCTTTTTTATAGTGTGATTTGTCTCGGGTTACGGGTGGGTTTAGTAGAGGCATGAGTGCGTGGAAAGATTGAAATCCCAGGTTACGGGTGGGTTTAGTAGAGGCATGAGTGCGTGGAAAGATTTACGAGGTGGAGTTAAATTAGTTTGAACTTGTTGGTTTAAAGGGTAGAGATGCACGTGGATCTTATAAGTATATGAACCAAGCAAAACTTGTAGGTTATCACATGAGTGGAATTGTAGAACTtctagggctgatttggtgatcagGATCCATGAGGATAATCCCCTTATTATTCAAATTTGAATAACAAGTTAATTTTTCTCTCATAGATCCTCTCGAGATCCCTGATCACCAAATAGTGTATTGTATAGAGTTCTTGTATCTTGTGGCTGACTTGTTTTCCTGTAAAAAAAAACTAGATCGACGACAAAAGAAAAATTGGATACGCGTTTCATTTATTGCATCGTATGACTAGTAGTCGTATGTATTGTCGCGGCGTAGGCGTGTTAGCTACTCAAGTCCTGTAACTTTCTGATGACCGTGTCTTGGTCAGCTCAATTATTCATTTATTTGGGAGCCAAGCATTTCCTATAACTTTTTCTGATACAAATTATTATAAAACACCAGCTAATACAAATTATTATAAAACTAACACCAGCTAATACAAATTATTGTAAAACTAGCACCAGCTGTTTTATCATAAAACACCTCTACCTCCATTAGAAATTACATGAGTCTAAGCCAGATCTATTTTGGAAGGCCAAGGCCTGCCGACCAGGCCTACAAGtgcaaagaagaagaaaaaagagGCGCACCATTCAAGAGAACCACCAGTGACCAGTTCACTGGAAATTCAGCTCTGCCTCGTATTTTGTTGTAAAAAGTAAATAGACAAAATTCAGCTCTGCATCATGCGCATTTCGCAATTAGAAGACAATTAACAACATGAGACGCATAAAAATCCATGTGATGTCATATCATTCATCTCAATACTAAATCCACTCGACAAATCGACATACACCAAAAAATTCAGCGGCAGAAAAGGTACCTTATCATAATTCTTATGCTGGCACCGATCCAGTTCATCACCAATCAACTATGAAAAATAAAAAGAATTCCTGTACCACCATGCTGTCTACAACAGGATGAACATGTTCTTATTCCATATCCCTTGGTTACATTTCGCATGTACATAAAAGGATCTATGGCCAGAGTCACGACAACAATGGCCGCAACAAAGTTAATACTTAGGAGGGGAGGAAGAAAGGAAGGGCAATGGCGCCACTTAAAATTTAAATCTCAACTCTCTGGAACCTCAAACAGTGGGTAAATGAACTCGACTCGGTACACGGTTCTAATTACACGAGGGAGGGACTACAGGCGGCCACGGCTACCCAGGAGGGAGGAGGAAAACCCTGGCTGGATTTAGGGCCAGGGAGGGGGGAAGTACTATGGCGGCTGTACAATATGGCGCAACTGCGATACCTTCTGGCTTTATGGCGCGGTTGTGATCCTTCTGGTTTTATGTCTCTCGCCGTCACATGAAGTAGCTCAGCGCTTTCCTCTTCCTCGACCCGCCTTCACCGTACAGGTCGTTCCATTGGAGAAGCTCGTTCATGTTTGCCGAGTCGGATGAAACGCTCGCGCAAACCTGCAGCGGGTAAAGGAAGAGATCAAGATGCTGCTCCAGAAACAAGAATGTATGTTTGTAGACTTAAACAAGAATGTATGTTTGTAGACTTGTAGTAGGTTGATGCTCTAGAAACAAGAATGTAGATCGTAGAGAAGGTCGGGAGTAGATACGATATGCAGGTTGATGTTTGTAGACTCGGCAAACTTGGTGGTGTTCTCACCTGCTCATGGGCGGATTTGAAGTCGTCTATGCTAAGAGGACGGATGTGCTCGCTTCCATACAATGCGGGCTCTGGCCTACCTTCTGTTTTAGCCAAACTCTTCTCCTGCACACAATGGAATTCAGCGACCCAATGTAGGCATCATTTCACAGAAAAACATATCACTGCTCCCTGCTGCGAAGGATAATCAAAAGCAGAGACAACATtgtgtaccttcttttccttctCTAGGATTTCTCGAATGGGGTAATGCGCTGCGGTCACACACAGATTCTGAAGGCACAAAGTCAGTGAAAACAATGCAAAGCGTTTCTAGCAATTGCATGCGTAAAAGCAAGCGTACCTTCAGGTCGCTTCCTGAATAACCATCAGTCATATTGGCAAGTGAGTCGAGATCAACATCCGATCCCAGCTCTTCTTTTGCCAAAATTACTTTCAGAATTTTCTCTCTATTTGATGCATCAGGCAAGTTTACCATTAACCTGAAATAATAGTAAGTAAAAAATGGTGATTAAATCCGCCTATGTTGCCTCACCACATCAGGTAGGTCCTAAGCCCTAGTAAAG
This portion of the Zea mays cultivar B73 chromosome 2, Zm-B73-REFERENCE-NAM-5.0, whole genome shotgun sequence genome encodes:
- the LOC103648193 gene encoding uncharacterized protein, producing MDEAAIHCLLWKFFLRSMSYSMEFLQSIYIIIAQRNSTNEQEEDEGDAMKSLLCKDLFFFNATSSVLCKQEKGRKLLLLLAILVASLTYQAGFWDKEDKAAADSLWQAYEHPYMSSRLSASSVQHRGRRMDFQIYNGTAFGSSLLFIMDFQYYNGTALGSSLAIIFWEKEDKAAADSLRQAHEHPYMSSQLFALEEFAAVGPWNVFILLLAAQVCMALQVPVSVRVGSVFLAKTCLTAHKLGARSKRLLVMISRTILDSLGNASTTGRRCRQVCTKFITSILYYRLANRWIRRGSGHEATWRLASGAMHHMTGNQRLLRSGSVRTESIALDDVWYVPGLDSNLVSTGQLARQGCAVTLGPGGCRITRAGVLVGSARLTEACHFQLDFLKVADDS